One window of the Cryptomeria japonica chromosome 7, Sugi_1.0, whole genome shotgun sequence genome contains the following:
- the LOC131056675 gene encoding E3 ubiquitin-protein ligase RDUF1-like produces MPRVSLTYERRRRRERRDQSRQFLGLTSGQEQVPRIDIRPQNIDEESRSFAAFRRDVDVALTFREITQIGRERRREEFIHSSRRSFLSDEARDSLIRPFENVYRRRHRSRDVEFRPETTQLEVATEDMTREARLFMAAFDTIKVSVVHINEVPVCVICLTEYMVGEDASQMPCHKNHIFHPDCLYQWLERKRSCPLCKAMVSYPLPPPA; encoded by the coding sequence ATGCCCCGGGTAAGTCTAACATACGAAAGGCGGAGACGACGTGAAAGAAGAGATCAATCGCGGCAATTTCTAGGGCTTACGTCGGGGCAAGAACAAGTCCCCAGAATAGATATTAGACCTCAAAACATAGATGAAGAATCTCGTAGTTTTGCAGCGTTTCGTAGAGATGTAGACGTGGCTCTCACATTCCGTGAAATAACCCAAATAGGAAGAGAACGAAGAAGAGAAGAATTCATTCACAGTTCAAGGAGGAGTTTTCTTAGTGATGAAGCAAGGGATAGTTTAATTAGACCCTTTGAAAACGTGTATCGAAGGAGACATCGAAGCAGAGATGTAGAATTTCGCCCTGAAACAACCCAACTTGAGGTTGCGACTGAAGATATGACGAGGGAGGCGCGACTGTTTATGGCCGCCTTTGACACCATAAAAGTATCTGTTGTTCATATTAATGAAGTTCCTGTCTGTGTGATTTGTCTTACTGAATATATGGTGGGAGAAGATGCCTCACAAATGCCATGTCACAAGAATCATATATTCCACCCGGACTGTCTTTACCAATGGTTAGAAAGGAAGAGAAGCTGTCCACTCTGTAAAGCGATGGTTTCTTATCCATTGCCACCACCCGCTTGA